One segment of Pandoraea pnomenusa DNA contains the following:
- the pdxA gene encoding 4-hydroxythreonine-4-phosphate dehydrogenase PdxA, producing MNHYLPVIGITMGDAAGVGPEIIVKSLSHEHVYQQCRPVVIGDARRLEQAAAIVGKPMTVRRIASVAEATFSPGMIECIDLGLIPEDLPFGQLSAIAGDAAYQYIARAATLAEAGEIDAICTAPLNKEALHAGGHKFPGHTEMLAHLTGVDEVSMMLVAPQLRVIHVTTHIGIIDAIRKIEPGLVQRTIERGHATLVKAGIANPRIAVCGINPHAGENGLFGYGEEEEKIVPAVRHLRERGWDIEGPLPADTLFFRAGRGDFDLVVAMYHDQGHGPVKVLGLEAGVNVTVGLQVVRTSVDHGTAFDIAGKGIADEGSLLEALRQGTELATRRG from the coding sequence ATGAATCACTATCTGCCTGTCATCGGCATCACCATGGGCGACGCCGCCGGCGTCGGCCCCGAGATCATCGTCAAGAGTCTGTCGCACGAGCACGTTTATCAGCAGTGCCGTCCGGTGGTGATCGGCGACGCGCGCCGTCTGGAGCAGGCCGCCGCCATTGTCGGCAAGCCGATGACCGTGCGCCGGATCGCTTCGGTTGCCGAAGCGACCTTTTCGCCAGGCATGATCGAGTGCATCGACCTCGGCCTGATTCCCGAAGATCTGCCGTTCGGCCAGTTGTCCGCCATCGCGGGCGATGCGGCGTACCAATACATCGCGCGTGCCGCGACGCTGGCCGAGGCCGGCGAGATCGACGCCATCTGCACGGCGCCGTTGAACAAGGAAGCCTTGCACGCCGGCGGTCACAAGTTTCCGGGGCATACGGAGATGCTCGCGCATCTGACCGGCGTTGACGAAGTGTCGATGATGCTCGTGGCGCCGCAACTGCGCGTGATTCACGTGACGACCCACATCGGTATCATCGACGCGATTCGCAAGATCGAACCGGGTCTGGTGCAGCGAACGATCGAGCGGGGGCATGCCACGCTCGTCAAGGCGGGCATCGCCAATCCGCGCATTGCCGTGTGCGGTATCAATCCTCACGCCGGTGAGAACGGCCTGTTCGGCTACGGCGAAGAGGAGGAGAAGATCGTACCGGCGGTGCGGCACCTGCGCGAACGGGGTTGGGACATCGAAGGCCCGCTGCCGGCCGACACTCTGTTCTTTCGCGCCGGTCGTGGCGACTTCGACCTGGTGGTCGCGATGTATCACGATCAGGGCCACGGGCCGGTGAAGGTGCTGGGCCTCGAAGCCGGCGTGAATGTGACCGTGGGCCTGCAAGTGGTGCGTACGTCGGTCGATCACGGGACGGCTTTCGATATCGCGGGCAAGGGCATCGCCGACGAAGGCAGCCTGCTCGAAGCGTTGCGCCAGGGCACCGAACTCGCCACGCGTCGCGGCTGA
- a CDS encoding four-carbon acid sugar kinase family protein: MSMLIVADDLSGAADCAIGFTNAGRRSVVSLDLDGFDAAAQVVAIDTDTRRLAPAVAAARAVAAWQRLAAPGRRLYKKIDSTLRGNWVAEVAALQPLAGMAIVAPAFPATGRVVQGGEVFVRGVPLAETDTWCLEHRGREAGIAPMLGAAGMATRTVSVELLRGDPATVAAALDDTIAQARAAGVTALIVDAQTDDDLARLARATASRTDIFWVGSGGLARELAEIPELFAVPPGVPRTQDLAPPSAAAPDTGRARVLTLVGSLSAVSEHQCARLKSDNAVVEWIVPPVVLRAGAAHREAAAWGARIGRAIDEGTDLLVRIGRDDAFDPAEGAQLSAALAELIAPHFARLSGLVVTGGETARAMLSAAGIGALELLCEVEPGVAVGRPANGAPTHIVTKAGAFGGEAALHSAYRHLRALADDGAPR, encoded by the coding sequence GTGAGCATGCTGATTGTCGCCGACGATTTGTCGGGCGCCGCCGACTGTGCGATCGGCTTCACGAATGCCGGTCGCCGCAGTGTGGTGTCGCTCGACCTCGACGGCTTCGATGCCGCGGCGCAAGTCGTGGCCATCGACACGGACACACGGCGCCTCGCGCCGGCGGTAGCGGCCGCGCGCGCCGTGGCCGCATGGCAGCGGCTCGCGGCACCCGGGCGACGCTTGTACAAGAAAATCGATTCGACGTTGCGCGGCAACTGGGTCGCGGAAGTGGCCGCCCTGCAGCCGCTGGCCGGCATGGCCATCGTCGCCCCTGCCTTCCCGGCCACGGGGCGTGTCGTGCAGGGGGGCGAAGTTTTCGTGCGGGGCGTGCCGCTGGCCGAGACGGATACGTGGTGCCTGGAGCACCGCGGCCGGGAGGCCGGCATCGCACCGATGCTCGGCGCCGCGGGCATGGCGACGCGCACCGTTTCCGTCGAACTGCTGCGCGGCGATCCGGCGACGGTGGCGGCGGCGCTGGACGACACCATTGCGCAGGCGCGCGCTGCCGGCGTGACAGCGCTGATCGTCGATGCACAGACCGACGACGACCTGGCGCGCCTGGCGCGCGCCACGGCGTCGCGTACGGATATCTTCTGGGTCGGCTCGGGCGGTCTCGCCCGCGAGCTGGCCGAAATTCCCGAGTTGTTTGCGGTCCCCCCAGGGGTGCCGCGCACGCAAGACCTCGCGCCGCCGTCGGCGGCCGCGCCGGACACCGGGCGTGCCCGGGTACTGACGCTCGTGGGCAGCCTGTCGGCGGTGTCGGAACACCAATGCGCGCGGCTGAAAAGCGACAATGCCGTCGTCGAATGGATCGTGCCGCCTGTCGTACTGCGCGCCGGGGCGGCGCACCGCGAAGCCGCGGCCTGGGGCGCGCGCATTGGTCGGGCCATCGACGAAGGTACCGACCTGCTGGTGCGCATCGGCCGCGACGACGCGTTCGATCCCGCGGAGGGCGCGCAACTGTCGGCGGCCCTGGCCGAACTGATCGCGCCGCACTTCGCGCGCCTGTCCGGACTGGTCGTCACAGGAGGCGAGACCGCGCGCGCGATGTTGAGCGCGGCCGGCATCGGTGCGCTGGAATTGCTCTGCGAAGTCGAGCCGGGCGTCGCGGTGGGGCGTCCCGCCAATGGGGCGCCGACGCATATCGTCACGAAAGCGGGCGCCTTCGGCGGCGAAGCCGCGCTGCACAGCGCCTATCGGCACCTGCGCGCGCTCGCGGATGACGGCGCGCCCCGATGA
- a CDS encoding 2-keto-3-deoxygluconate permease — MAQIRIKRAIERVPGGMMIVPLLIGSLIATFMPGMPKFFGSFTNALFTGALPILAVFYVCMGASIDVKATPYLVKKGGALFAAKVGAAIVVGIVLGHFLGEAPVSSGMFAGISTLAVVAAMNDTNGGLYMALMGQYGRSEDVGAYTIMSLESGPFLTMVTLGVAGLSAFPWPTLVGSILPLAVGMILGNLDREMRDFLGRAVPVMIPFFALALGAGLDLHKVWQAGLLGILLGFAVVVVTGIPLYIVDRLTGGTGVAGTAAANTAGNAAAVPALIAAANPVYEEAAKSATLLVAACVVVTAIVSPILTAAVAKRAMARSGGTAAKGAVQ; from the coding sequence ATGGCTCAAATACGTATCAAGCGGGCAATCGAGCGCGTGCCGGGCGGGATGATGATCGTTCCCCTGCTGATCGGTTCGTTGATTGCGACCTTCATGCCGGGCATGCCGAAGTTCTTCGGCTCGTTCACCAATGCGCTGTTCACGGGAGCGCTGCCGATTCTCGCCGTTTTTTACGTGTGCATGGGTGCGAGCATCGACGTGAAGGCCACGCCATACCTCGTGAAGAAGGGTGGGGCATTGTTTGCCGCGAAGGTCGGCGCGGCCATTGTGGTCGGGATCGTACTGGGTCATTTCCTCGGCGAGGCGCCGGTGAGTTCGGGCATGTTTGCCGGCATTTCCACGCTGGCCGTGGTTGCCGCGATGAACGACACCAACGGTGGCCTGTACATGGCGCTCATGGGGCAATATGGCCGCTCGGAGGACGTAGGCGCCTACACCATCATGTCGCTCGAATCGGGGCCGTTCCTCACGATGGTGACGCTCGGCGTTGCGGGGCTGTCCGCATTCCCCTGGCCGACGCTGGTAGGGAGCATCCTGCCGCTGGCCGTGGGCATGATTCTGGGCAACCTCGATCGCGAGATGCGCGACTTCCTCGGTCGCGCGGTGCCGGTGATGATTCCGTTCTTCGCGCTGGCGCTCGGCGCGGGCCTCGATCTGCACAAGGTCTGGCAGGCCGGCCTGCTGGGCATTCTGCTCGGCTTCGCCGTGGTGGTCGTGACGGGCATTCCGCTGTACATCGTCGACCGTCTGACGGGCGGCACCGGCGTTGCCGGTACGGCCGCGGCGAACACGGCGGGCAACGCCGCTGCCGTGCCCGCGCTGATCGCGGCCGCGAACCCGGTGTACGAGGAAGCGGCCAAGAGCGCCACGCTGCTTGTGGCGGCGTGCGTGGTCGTCACGGCCATCGTCTCGCCGATCCTGACGGCTGCCGTTGCCAAGCGGGCGATGGCCCGCAGCGGGGGCACCGCCGCCAAGGGGGCCGTGCAGTGA